In Bradyrhizobium erythrophlei, a single genomic region encodes these proteins:
- a CDS encoding ABC transporter permease produces the protein MTALLKRLFGGESEARDIVVVLAAALLLWEAGVRIFHPSPLILPAPSMVVVEFLQAPALYLRHLAFTLVMTLFGFVLAVVLGVALAVGIIYSRFLERTVYTLLVALNSIPKVALAPLFVIWMGTGPEPKIAIALMLAIFPIVIDSVLGLRSVDPDMMNLARVSKASSWAVLTKIRFPCALPSLFAGMKVGISLALVGAIVGEFVAGNYGIGFQILVAQGQFDTVRVFVSLLLLGIVGTVLFFLVDYAERLLLPWHVSQRARSDRSAGT, from the coding sequence ATGACGGCGCTGCTCAAGAGATTGTTCGGCGGCGAAAGCGAGGCGCGCGACATCGTTGTTGTGCTCGCCGCGGCCCTCCTGCTGTGGGAGGCGGGCGTTCGCATCTTTCATCCGTCGCCTCTGATATTGCCGGCGCCATCGATGGTCGTGGTGGAATTTCTTCAGGCGCCGGCTTTATACCTGCGCCATCTGGCATTTACGCTGGTCATGACGTTGTTTGGCTTTGTGCTGGCCGTCGTGCTCGGCGTCGCGCTCGCCGTCGGGATCATCTATTCGCGGTTTCTCGAACGGACGGTCTACACGCTTCTGGTTGCGCTGAACTCGATTCCGAAAGTCGCGCTGGCGCCGCTATTCGTGATCTGGATGGGAACCGGGCCCGAGCCGAAGATTGCCATTGCCTTGATGCTGGCAATCTTTCCGATCGTCATCGATTCCGTGCTGGGCTTACGGTCGGTTGACCCCGACATGATGAATCTGGCGCGGGTTTCCAAAGCATCGTCCTGGGCGGTGCTGACCAAAATCCGTTTCCCTTGCGCGTTGCCGAGCCTGTTCGCGGGAATGAAAGTCGGAATTTCGCTCGCGCTGGTCGGCGCCATCGTCGGCGAGTTCGTCGCCGGCAATTATGGTATCGGATTCCAGATCCTGGTGGCGCAGGGGCAGTTCGATACCGTGCGGGTATTCGTTTCGCTGTTGCTGCTTGGCATCGTTGGAACCGTGCTGTTTTTCCTTGTCGATTATGCCGAGCGATTGTTGCTGCCCTGGCATGTCTCGCAGCGAGCTCGCAGCGATCGATCAGCGGGGACCTAA
- a CDS encoding TetR family transcriptional regulator, which yields MAVEVAGTAARKATRNPEASRARILDAARQEFVSYGLSGARVDRIANLSGVNKNLIYHYFGSKDALYLAVLEGIYAGLRERQRDEDLRELPPVEGIRRLVESTFDHFVATPELIRLMSVENIHFGEYLKRSRSIKPLYSGLLDTIEILLKRGQSTGIFRPDVDAVDLYLSISGLAYFFLSNQHTLSWLLDRDLAARRRVNKRRQHVVEVVLGYLLGSSLAGAKG from the coding sequence ATGGCGGTTGAGGTCGCCGGAACTGCCGCGCGCAAGGCAACGCGCAATCCGGAAGCGAGCCGCGCCAGGATTCTGGATGCGGCACGCCAGGAGTTCGTGTCCTACGGCCTAAGCGGTGCGCGCGTCGATCGCATTGCCAACCTGTCCGGCGTCAACAAGAACCTGATCTATCATTATTTCGGGTCAAAGGACGCACTCTATCTTGCCGTGCTCGAGGGCATCTATGCGGGTCTACGCGAGCGCCAGCGCGACGAGGATTTGCGCGAGCTGCCGCCGGTGGAAGGCATCCGGCGGCTGGTAGAGAGCACCTTCGACCACTTCGTGGCGACGCCCGAACTGATCCGGCTGATGAGCGTCGAGAACATTCATTTCGGCGAGTATTTGAAGCGCTCGCGGTCGATCAAGCCGCTCTATAGCGGGCTGCTGGACACGATCGAGATCTTGCTCAAGCGTGGTCAGTCTACGGGCATTTTCCGCCCCGACGTCGACGCCGTCGACCTTTACCTGTCGATTTCAGGCCTGGCCTATTTCTTCCTCTCCAACCAGCACACGCTCTCCTGGTTGCTTGACCGGGACCTGGCGGCGCGAAGGCGCGTCAACAAGCGCCGTCAGCATGTCGTGGAGGTCGTGCTAGGTTATCTGCTTGGATCTTCGCTGGCGGGTGCGAAGGGTTAA
- a CDS encoding ABC transporter ATP-binding protein: protein MLHIDGLSTGYSARPVLSDVSIHIEAGQFVAIVGPNGAGKTTLFKTISGILRPTAGSISFEGRDLLAIAPARRPHLGIAHVPEGRQVFPSLTVMENLEMGAMTDAGQRDWKSNIERIFEWLPVLAERRAQFAGTLSGGQQQMLAIGRGLASSPKLLMLDEPSMGLAPTTADLIFDRLIEIRRQTRLTILLVEQRVAEALETADHGYVLEAGRIALEGDKQTLRADDRVRRAYLGM from the coding sequence ATGCTGCACATTGACGGGCTCTCGACCGGCTATTCCGCGCGCCCCGTGCTGAGCGATGTGTCGATCCATATCGAGGCCGGCCAGTTCGTCGCCATCGTCGGCCCCAATGGCGCCGGCAAGACGACGCTGTTCAAGACGATCTCCGGAATCCTGCGCCCGACCGCGGGTAGCATCAGCTTCGAAGGCCGCGATCTCCTGGCGATTGCACCCGCCCGACGCCCGCATCTCGGCATCGCCCATGTCCCGGAGGGCCGGCAGGTTTTTCCGTCGCTGACGGTGATGGAAAACCTCGAGATGGGCGCAATGACCGACGCCGGGCAGCGCGACTGGAAGAGCAATATCGAGCGAATCTTCGAATGGCTTCCGGTGCTGGCGGAGCGCCGCGCCCAGTTTGCCGGAACGCTGTCGGGCGGACAGCAGCAGATGCTCGCGATCGGCCGCGGGCTTGCCTCCTCTCCAAAGCTTCTGATGCTGGACGAGCCTTCGATGGGCCTTGCGCCGACGACCGCCGACCTGATCTTCGACCGTTTGATCGAAATACGCCGCCAGACCAGGCTGACGATTTTGCTGGTCGAACAGCGCGTCGCCGAAGCGCTGGAAACGGCCGATCATGGCTATGTGCTGGAAGCTGGCCGTATCGCACTCGAAGGCGACAAGCAAACCTTGCGTGCCGACGATCGCGTCAGACGGGCGTATCTCGGCATGTAG
- a CDS encoding ABC transporter substrate-binding protein has protein sequence MSQDKKSAARLSRRTVLSGAAAVGVSSGLSTAVRAQAVAEVKVGLIVPLSGIYTRPGQVMRMGAEMGIEHINAKGGIKSLGGAKLKLVVIDCGDTTEKAKNAAQRMVAQETDLVAATGSYLSSFTLATTEVTERAQLPMLTLSYSDLITDRGFKFIFQTAATASRQSELGLPELMKLAETAAGKRPKTVAMIMDNTATSVATAKALKEKLFAQEGLQLTVDEVWTPPLSDATPLIQKVRSARPDLLLFMPNAVSDAKLGLEKINEFGLGQGKIPTVSFSITIAEPDMLQSVSPEAVQGIMTIVANWGTKGHEDLIAELKQKYKEPWMTQNVISTYGDMWLMKDALEKAGKADRLAVADAFRTMDGGPSRYYPGGELKFDEKGRRVGAGVVIVQWQNGIPVTVYPSNLALAQPFWPKKA, from the coding sequence ATGAGCCAGGATAAGAAATCGGCAGCGCGGCTTTCGCGACGAACGGTGCTCTCGGGCGCAGCCGCCGTGGGAGTATCGAGCGGACTGTCAACCGCCGTACGTGCGCAAGCGGTCGCGGAAGTGAAGGTCGGTCTGATCGTTCCGCTCTCCGGCATCTATACCCGGCCCGGCCAGGTGATGCGCATGGGCGCCGAGATGGGCATCGAGCACATCAATGCCAAAGGCGGCATCAAGTCCTTAGGAGGAGCCAAGCTCAAGCTCGTCGTCATCGATTGCGGCGATACGACCGAGAAAGCCAAGAATGCCGCGCAGCGGATGGTGGCGCAGGAAACCGATCTTGTTGCCGCGACCGGCTCCTATCTCTCTTCGTTTACACTCGCGACCACCGAAGTGACCGAGCGCGCGCAACTGCCGATGCTGACGCTGTCCTATTCGGATCTCATTACCGATCGCGGCTTCAAGTTCATTTTCCAGACCGCGGCAACCGCAAGCCGGCAATCGGAACTCGGCCTTCCCGAACTGATGAAGCTCGCCGAAACCGCCGCCGGCAAGCGTCCGAAAACGGTTGCCATGATCATGGACAACACCGCGACGTCGGTTGCGACCGCCAAGGCGCTCAAGGAAAAACTCTTCGCGCAGGAAGGCCTTCAGCTCACCGTCGACGAAGTGTGGACGCCGCCGCTGTCGGACGCCACGCCGCTGATCCAGAAGGTGCGCTCGGCCCGCCCCGATCTCCTCCTGTTCATGCCGAATGCTGTATCCGACGCCAAGCTTGGTCTTGAAAAGATCAACGAGTTCGGCCTCGGCCAGGGCAAGATCCCGACAGTCTCCTTCAGCATCACGATCGCCGAACCGGACATGCTGCAAAGCGTGTCGCCCGAGGCCGTGCAAGGCATCATGACCATTGTTGCCAATTGGGGCACGAAGGGCCACGAAGACCTCATCGCCGAACTCAAGCAGAAATATAAAGAGCCGTGGATGACGCAGAACGTCATCTCCACCTATGGCGACATGTGGCTGATGAAGGACGCGCTCGAGAAGGCCGGCAAGGCCGACCGCCTCGCCGTTGCGGATGCCTTCCGCACCATGGATGGCGGACCGTCCAGATACTATCCGGGCGGCGAATTGAAGTTCGACGAAAAAGGCCGCCGCGTCGGCGCCGGCGTCGTGATCGTGCAGTGGCAGAACGGCATTCCGGTGACGGTCTATCCGTCGAACCTCGCGCTGGCCCAACCATTCTGGCCGAAGAAGGCCTAA
- a CDS encoding GntR family transcriptional regulator: MDRRTELKSTLRIEDVPTVRAIVAQKLREAIMSGTFKPGQRLVERELCEMTGVSRPSIREALRLLEADGMVSTVPHRGPVVSTISLEEARQLYAARAVLEGYAGRECARLRDPAVVRRMGDALTRLKAAFTKPDMMAILEAKTDFYAALIGGCQNAFIERMLKPLHDRITLLRITSMSQPKRVNKSLREVTAIWRAIQSGDEDLAERCCVDHIRAAAVAALDMIERSTAKEKEKEKA, translated from the coding sequence ATGGACCGACGCACCGAACTGAAGTCTACGCTTCGCATCGAAGACGTCCCGACCGTGCGGGCCATCGTCGCGCAGAAGCTGCGCGAAGCCATCATGTCCGGTACGTTCAAACCCGGCCAGCGGCTGGTCGAACGGGAGCTGTGCGAGATGACGGGCGTCAGCCGCCCCTCGATTCGCGAAGCCCTTCGGCTGCTGGAGGCCGACGGAATGGTCAGCACGGTGCCTCACCGCGGCCCCGTGGTCTCCACCATCAGCCTCGAGGAAGCCCGCCAGCTCTATGCCGCCCGCGCCGTGCTTGAAGGATACGCGGGGCGTGAATGTGCACGCCTTCGCGACCCCGCCGTCGTGCGCAGGATGGGCGACGCCCTCACCCGCCTGAAGGCAGCCTTCACCAAACCCGACATGATGGCGATCCTCGAGGCCAAGACCGACTTCTACGCCGCGCTGATCGGAGGGTGCCAGAACGCGTTCATCGAACGCATGTTGAAGCCGCTGCACGATCGCATCACGCTGCTGCGGATTACCTCGATGTCGCAACCCAAACGCGTCAACAAAAGCCTGCGTGAGGTGACGGCGATCTGGCGTGCGATCCAGAGCGGCGACGAGGATCTCGCCGAACGCTGCTGCGTCGATCACATCAGGGCGGCAGCTGTTGCCGCTCTCGACATGATCGAGCGGTCGACGGCGAAGGAGAAAGAGAAGGAAAAGGCTTAA
- a CDS encoding ABC transporter substrate-binding protein, with the protein MRRLLLKALLVAGCAGLSGASASAADKLSVRLDFSPWGVQAAMHLAQYKGWFKEAGLDVDIQDGRGSGNTIQLVNAGQADVGQVQVGLVGSARAKGATIKSIATFQRKTDLCVLVDKDSPVGKVADLRGKTVVVFAASPWAPFVDEYLKSGGLTRSDLKVDVVDPAALWGTYIAKRADGLMSTVGSALPIADQSRPSKCLLASDANIAFPSYGLVAREDTIAAKGAALHKLIQVEQRAWQVLRENPEEGVKAMIAERPDARLDEKILLGQIKLTIDYFDTPASKGKPIGWQAKEDWEAALKSMEAAGVVNAGWNVSDYYTNVLVE; encoded by the coding sequence ATGAGACGATTGCTGCTGAAGGCGTTGCTTGTTGCCGGCTGTGCTGGCTTGTCTGGAGCGTCGGCATCGGCGGCGGACAAACTCTCTGTCCGGCTGGACTTCTCGCCCTGGGGCGTGCAGGCGGCGATGCACCTCGCCCAATATAAGGGCTGGTTCAAGGAAGCTGGCCTCGACGTCGATATCCAGGATGGCCGCGGCTCCGGCAATACGATTCAGCTGGTCAATGCCGGGCAGGCCGATGTCGGACAGGTGCAGGTTGGATTGGTCGGCTCGGCGCGCGCCAAGGGCGCGACCATCAAGTCAATTGCCACTTTTCAGCGCAAGACCGATCTGTGCGTCCTCGTCGACAAGGATTCTCCGGTCGGAAAGGTCGCCGACCTCCGCGGCAAGACGGTTGTCGTATTTGCGGCAAGTCCATGGGCGCCATTCGTCGATGAGTACCTGAAGTCCGGCGGCCTGACGCGCAGCGACCTGAAGGTCGACGTGGTCGACCCGGCGGCGCTGTGGGGCACGTATATTGCGAAGCGCGCGGACGGGCTGATGTCGACCGTCGGCTCTGCGCTTCCGATCGCCGACCAGTCCCGGCCGTCGAAATGCCTGCTCGCTTCCGACGCCAACATCGCTTTCCCGAGTTACGGTCTGGTCGCTCGCGAGGATACGATTGCGGCAAAGGGCGCCGCCTTGCATAAACTGATCCAGGTCGAGCAGCGCGCCTGGCAGGTGCTGCGCGAAAATCCGGAGGAGGGTGTCAAGGCGATGATCGCCGAGCGGCCGGATGCGCGGCTCGATGAGAAGATCCTGCTCGGTCAGATCAAGCTGACGATCGACTATTTCGACACGCCGGCGAGCAAGGGCAAGCCGATCGGGTGGCAGGCCAAGGAAGATTGGGAGGCCGCGCTCAAGTCCATGGAAGCGGCCGGCGTCGTCAATGCGGGCTGGAACGTCTCGGACTACTATACCAATGTACTCGTCGAATGA
- a CDS encoding ABC transporter permease subunit: MSAQRSVISIAVFAVVYAAISLVVTNSYYQLIMTLVLVWAVFGLSWNLLSGYTGLISFGHAAFFGIGAYTTALGQIYFDLSPWLLIPVAAVFGGVAGLLIGYPTFRLQGHYFALAMLAYPLAILYVFEWLGFQEVTLPIKRDNPIAYMQFSDPRLYTMLALVMLIGTIVLTRAVERSRFGMALLAIKQNQAAAEAAGIDTLRWKLRAITLSGAIAGALGAFYAVVLLVVTPQSVFGMLVSAQALTVAMFGGVGTVWGPVIGSVILIPLAETLNAEAGSYLPGIQGVIFGLAIICVILLAPEGLFWKVRDIWRRRQLEQTPSQATDVTATATVAQLPLPARRDRPAEQGDVILEVHNLSRAFGGLKAVQDVSFKLRRNEILGIIGPNGAGKTTVFNLLNGFLRPDGGEVLLEGRDMFARKPHELCEAGVARTFQIMRPFQRMSISDNVVVGAYVRAKSDTEARRLAADAISRVGLTPIAGRIAGELSTKELRLMELARALAGQPKILLLDETLAGLGHDEADEVVTVIQRLARDNMTIAIIEHTMQAMVRLVDNFLVLDHGAVLLEGKPEHVTRDVRVIEAYLGKKWVAHAAH, encoded by the coding sequence ATGTCGGCCCAGCGCTCGGTTATTTCCATCGCCGTCTTTGCTGTCGTCTACGCGGCGATTTCGCTTGTCGTCACCAATTCCTACTACCAGCTGATCATGACGCTGGTCCTGGTCTGGGCCGTGTTCGGCCTCTCCTGGAATTTGCTCAGCGGCTACACCGGGCTGATCTCGTTCGGCCATGCCGCCTTCTTTGGTATCGGTGCCTATACCACCGCGCTCGGCCAGATCTATTTCGACCTGTCGCCGTGGCTTCTGATTCCTGTCGCGGCCGTGTTCGGCGGCGTGGCCGGTCTTTTGATCGGCTATCCGACATTCCGCTTGCAGGGCCACTACTTTGCACTCGCAATGCTCGCTTACCCGCTCGCCATTCTCTACGTCTTCGAATGGCTTGGCTTTCAGGAGGTCACGCTGCCGATCAAGCGCGACAACCCGATCGCCTATATGCAGTTCAGCGATCCCCGCCTCTATACGATGCTGGCGCTGGTCATGCTGATCGGCACGATCGTGCTCACGCGCGCGGTCGAGCGCAGCCGCTTCGGCATGGCGCTTTTGGCCATCAAGCAAAACCAGGCGGCGGCGGAAGCGGCCGGCATCGACACGCTGCGCTGGAAGCTGCGTGCGATTACCTTGAGCGGCGCCATCGCCGGCGCGCTCGGTGCGTTCTACGCGGTGGTCCTGCTGGTCGTCACGCCTCAGTCGGTGTTCGGCATGCTGGTCTCCGCGCAGGCGCTGACGGTCGCGATGTTCGGCGGCGTCGGCACGGTATGGGGACCGGTGATCGGAAGCGTCATTCTCATTCCACTCGCGGAAACGCTCAACGCGGAAGCCGGATCGTATTTGCCCGGCATCCAGGGCGTCATCTTTGGGCTCGCCATCATCTGCGTGATCCTGCTCGCGCCGGAGGGACTGTTCTGGAAAGTCCGTGACATCTGGCGTCGGCGGCAGCTGGAACAGACGCCGTCTCAAGCGACCGATGTAACGGCAACCGCGACCGTCGCACAGCTTCCCCTGCCTGCACGCCGCGATCGGCCCGCCGAACAAGGGGATGTCATCCTCGAGGTTCACAATCTCTCGCGCGCCTTCGGCGGCCTCAAGGCGGTCCAGGACGTCAGCTTCAAGCTAAGGCGTAACGAAATCCTCGGCATCATCGGGCCTAACGGCGCGGGCAAGACCACCGTCTTCAACCTGCTCAACGGTTTCCTGCGGCCCGACGGCGGCGAAGTCCTCCTCGAAGGCCGCGACATGTTTGCCCGCAAGCCGCATGAGCTGTGCGAAGCCGGCGTCGCGCGGACGTTCCAGATCATGCGGCCGTTCCAGCGCATGTCGATATCGGACAATGTCGTGGTCGGCGCCTATGTTCGGGCCAAGTCCGACACGGAAGCGCGAAGGCTCGCGGCAGATGCGATTTCACGCGTCGGTCTGACGCCGATTGCCGGTCGCATCGCCGGCGAACTCTCGACCAAGGAATTGCGGCTGATGGAGCTGGCCCGCGCGCTCGCTGGCCAGCCCAAAATTCTCCTGCTCGACGAAACGCTGGCGGGTCTCGGCCACGATGAGGCCGATGAGGTCGTCACCGTGATCCAGCGCCTGGCGCGCGACAACATGACGATCGCCATCATCGAACACACGATGCAGGCGATGGTCCGCCTGGTCGATAATTTCCTTGTGCTGGACCATGGCGCGGTCCTGCTCGAAGGCAAGCCCGAACATGTGACCCGCGACGTCAGGGTCATCGAGGCCTATCTCGGCAAAAAGTGGGTCGCGCATGCTGCACATTGA
- a CDS encoding ABC transporter ATP-binding protein: MYSSNETAVGVPDATGAYVSLSQVSKTYASSRGPIPALVDINLDIRPHEFISVVGPSGCGKSTLLKLVAGLEGVSAGSVRVAGRQLDGPPDRLGAVFQRDVLLDWRTILDNVLLSIEFTRKPTPAERDRAMALLKRFGLAGFEDRFPFELSGGMRQRASICRALLADPELLLMDEPFGALDAMTRDDLNVELAQIWQDTRKTLLFITHSIVEAVFLSDRVVMMSKAPGKIVDTITIDLPRPRRLAVRDSAEFAAYVQRIRHHFAELGILKE; the protein is encoded by the coding sequence ATGTACTCGTCGAATGAGACCGCGGTCGGCGTGCCCGACGCGACTGGCGCCTATGTCTCTCTCAGCCAGGTAAGCAAGACCTACGCGTCGTCGCGCGGTCCGATTCCGGCGCTGGTCGACATCAATCTCGACATCCGGCCGCATGAGTTCATCAGCGTGGTCGGGCCGTCGGGCTGCGGCAAGAGCACGCTTCTGAAACTGGTCGCGGGTCTGGAAGGTGTCAGCGCCGGTTCGGTGCGTGTCGCCGGGCGTCAACTGGACGGGCCGCCGGACAGGCTCGGGGCCGTGTTCCAGCGCGACGTGCTGCTCGACTGGCGGACCATTCTCGATAACGTGTTGCTGTCGATCGAATTTACGCGCAAGCCGACGCCGGCCGAGCGCGACCGCGCGATGGCGTTGCTCAAGCGCTTCGGTCTCGCCGGATTCGAGGATCGTTTCCCGTTCGAGCTTTCCGGCGGCATGCGCCAGCGCGCCTCGATCTGCCGGGCCTTGCTGGCCGATCCCGAACTGCTGCTGATGGACGAGCCGTTCGGCGCGCTCGATGCGATGACGAGGGACGACCTCAACGTCGAACTCGCGCAAATCTGGCAAGACACGCGAAAAACGCTGTTGTTCATTACCCATTCGATCGTCGAAGCCGTGTTCCTGTCCGATCGCGTGGTGATGATGAGCAAGGCGCCCGGCAAGATCGTCGACACCATCACGATCGATCTGCCGCGGCCGCGGCGGCTTGCCGTCCGCGACAGCGCTGAATTCGCAGCCTACGTGCAGCGTATCCGCCATCATTTCGCCGAGCTTGGGATTCTCAAGGAATGA
- a CDS encoding ABC transporter substrate-binding protein, with product MQEAKKGAQKSALTRRGLLAGASVGLIASRAWAQSPSEIKVGLLVPVSGMYARPGTVMREGAEMAVDHINAQGGVKALGGARLKLVVLDSGDTTEKAKSAAQRMVAQEPDLVAASAAYLSSFTLAVTEVTERASLPVLTLSYSDLITERGFKYVFQTSATAASQAKQALPQIISLAESASGKKPKTVAILTDNTGASIASAKSMREGLLAANGLQLIVDETFTPPLADATSLVQKIRSARPDLLFFLPTVISDAKLVLEKMNEFGMGQGKVPTISFGIAIAEPDMLQTVSPELLQGVLTCVASWGAKGHEALIAELKKRYNEPWMTQNAISTYGDMWLIKDALEKAGKADRTAVAEALRTMDGGPSKYYPLGKIKFDDKGRRIGAGMTIVQWQSGIPVTVFPPELALAKPIWPKT from the coding sequence ATGCAAGAAGCCAAGAAAGGCGCCCAGAAGAGCGCATTGACACGCCGGGGCCTGCTCGCTGGCGCATCGGTCGGTCTCATTGCGTCGCGAGCCTGGGCGCAATCGCCATCCGAAATCAAGGTCGGATTGCTGGTGCCGGTTTCCGGCATGTATGCGCGTCCGGGCACCGTGATGCGCGAAGGCGCCGAAATGGCGGTCGACCACATCAACGCGCAAGGCGGAGTAAAAGCGCTCGGCGGCGCCAGGCTCAAACTCGTCGTGCTGGACTCCGGCGACACCACCGAAAAGGCGAAGAGCGCCGCCCAGCGCATGGTTGCGCAGGAGCCGGACCTTGTGGCTGCAAGTGCGGCCTATCTGTCCTCGTTCACGCTGGCGGTGACCGAAGTGACGGAACGGGCGAGCCTTCCCGTGCTCACCCTCTCCTACTCCGATCTGATCACCGAGCGCGGCTTCAAGTACGTCTTCCAGACCTCGGCAACCGCGGCATCGCAGGCCAAGCAGGCGCTGCCGCAAATCATCTCGTTGGCGGAAAGCGCCTCCGGCAAGAAGCCGAAGACGGTCGCAATCCTCACCGACAATACCGGCGCCTCGATCGCTTCCGCCAAGTCGATGCGGGAAGGATTGCTGGCGGCCAACGGCCTGCAACTGATCGTCGACGAGACCTTCACACCGCCGCTGGCGGACGCAACCTCGCTGGTTCAGAAGATCCGCTCCGCCCGGCCCGACCTGTTGTTCTTTCTGCCGACCGTGATTTCCGACGCAAAGCTCGTGCTGGAGAAGATGAACGAATTCGGCATGGGCCAGGGCAAGGTCCCGACCATCTCGTTTGGCATAGCGATTGCTGAACCGGACATGCTGCAAACGGTCAGTCCTGAACTGCTTCAGGGCGTGCTGACCTGCGTCGCGAGCTGGGGCGCCAAAGGCCACGAAGCGCTGATTGCCGAATTGAAGAAGCGCTACAACGAGCCGTGGATGACCCAGAACGCGATTTCGACCTACGGCGACATGTGGCTGATCAAGGATGCGCTGGAGAAAGCAGGAAAGGCCGATCGCACCGCCGTTGCCGAGGCGCTGCGAACGATGGACGGCGGTCCCTCGAAATACTACCCGCTCGGCAAGATCAAGTTCGACGACAAGGGCCGCCGAATCGGGGCCGGCATGACCATCGTACAGTGGCAGTCCGGTATCCCCGTCACCGTGTTTCCGCCCGAGCTGGCCTTGGCCAAACCAATTTGGCCCAAGACCTAG
- a CDS encoding hydantoinase B/oxoprolinase family protein gives MKVDPITFAVIKSGLDSIADDMAYTVVRIARSEIVKDVMDFSAALCAGDGQMVAQAKTIAQHLGAIPEAMASVLGKFEGDLHEGDVVIMNDPYHGGMHLPDIFMFVPIFHGGKRRAFAVVICHHTDVGGRVPGSNASDSTEIYQEGLRIPPLKLYDRGVLDKTLEALIKINVRVPDRVWGDLSAQFAAAQVGKRGLEKLMQRYGADDVDAYMQELLDYAERMTRQEIKGWPKGTYRFVDHIDDDGFSDQPIPIKVAITVNDDGTLLVDYTGSSPQVRGALNSTLSFTHSLTYLSVRCVLAKDLPNNVGLFRCIKVKAPEASVLNPVMPGPCAARALTGYRVFDTMLGALAQIVPDRVPAAGEGGNSVICISGLRPNRQPFIIVDMICGAWGGRPDKDGIEAVTNASQNLSNMPVEVMEAEHPVRIEDYSFVPDSCGAGRYRGGVGIRRSYRILADEALLQMRTDRVRFAPYGLAGGSPGGRSRNFMEVGNERKALPGKITTRIGKGTLIVHEQAGAGGFGDPLARDPQEVIEDVLDGKITAAYAAEHHAVVLAPSGQLDAAATVRLRSSRAGASEGERHGG, from the coding sequence ATGAAGGTCGACCCCATCACCTTTGCCGTCATCAAGAGCGGCCTCGACTCGATCGCCGACGACATGGCCTACACCGTCGTGCGCATTGCGCGGTCCGAGATCGTCAAGGACGTGATGGATTTCTCCGCGGCGCTGTGCGCGGGCGACGGTCAGATGGTGGCGCAGGCCAAGACCATTGCCCAACACCTCGGCGCGATCCCCGAGGCGATGGCGTCCGTGCTCGGGAAGTTCGAGGGCGACCTTCATGAAGGGGACGTCGTCATCATGAACGATCCCTATCATGGCGGTATGCATCTGCCCGATATCTTCATGTTCGTGCCGATCTTCCATGGCGGCAAACGGCGCGCCTTTGCCGTGGTGATCTGCCATCACACCGATGTCGGTGGCCGCGTGCCGGGCTCGAACGCGTCGGACTCCACCGAGATCTATCAGGAAGGCCTTCGCATCCCGCCGCTGAAGCTCTACGACCGTGGCGTGCTCGACAAGACGCTAGAAGCGCTGATCAAGATCAATGTACGCGTGCCGGATCGCGTCTGGGGCGATCTGTCGGCGCAGTTTGCCGCGGCCCAGGTCGGCAAGCGCGGCCTGGAAAAGCTCATGCAGCGTTATGGCGCCGACGACGTCGACGCCTACATGCAGGAGCTGCTCGACTATGCCGAACGCATGACCCGACAAGAAATCAAGGGTTGGCCGAAGGGTACCTATCGCTTTGTCGATCACATCGACGATGACGGTTTCTCGGATCAGCCGATTCCGATCAAGGTTGCGATCACGGTCAACGACGACGGCACGCTGCTTGTCGACTACACCGGCTCCTCGCCGCAGGTTCGCGGCGCGCTCAACTCGACATTGAGCTTCACCCACTCGCTCACCTATCTGAGCGTGCGCTGCGTGCTCGCCAAGGACCTGCCCAACAATGTCGGGCTGTTCCGCTGCATCAAGGTCAAGGCGCCGGAGGCGTCGGTGTTGAATCCGGTCATGCCTGGACCGTGCGCAGCGCGGGCGCTCACGGGTTACCGGGTGTTTGACACCATGCTCGGCGCGTTGGCCCAGATCGTGCCGGATCGCGTGCCGGCGGCTGGCGAGGGCGGCAACAGCGTGATCTGCATCAGCGGACTGCGCCCGAACCGGCAACCTTTCATCATCGTCGACATGATCTGTGGCGCCTGGGGTGGCCGCCCGGACAAAGACGGTATCGAGGCCGTGACCAATGCGTCGCAAAATCTGTCCAACATGCCGGTCGAGGTGATGGAGGCCGAGCACCCGGTGCGGATCGAGGATTATTCCTTTGTGCCGGACAGTTGTGGCGCGGGGCGCTATCGCGGCGGCGTCGGCATCCGCCGGAGTTACCGCATCCTCGCCGACGAGGCGCTATTGCAGATGCGCACCGATCGCGTGCGGTTCGCGCCTTATGGTCTTGCCGGCGGTTCGCCCGGCGGGCGGTCGCGCAATTTCATGGAAGTCGGCAACGAGCGGAAGGCATTGCCGGGAAAGATCACAACCCGTATCGGCAAGGGTACGCTGATTGTTCACGAGCAGGCGGGCGCCGGCGGTTTTGGCGATCCCCTGGCGCGCGATCCCCAGGAAGTCATCGAGGATGTGCTCGACGGAAAGATCACGGCGGCCTACGCCGCCGAGCACCATGCGGTCGTCCTGGCGCCGTCTGGCCAGTTGGACGCGGCGGCAACAGTGCGACTTCGTAGCTCGCGTGCCGGTGCCAGTGAAGGCGAGCGCCATGGCGGTTGA